In a genomic window of Primulina huaijiensis isolate GDHJ02 chromosome 10, ASM1229523v2, whole genome shotgun sequence:
- the LOC140985872 gene encoding uncharacterized protein — translation MPPGFKPQDSKSNLEDMLAKNIAGNEMRWQNHDAMMQSVETQLGQLATQISTRAPGSLPSDTEKNPNGVNEVTVTSPIKQEVVDVEDDVKEKGSSKKRSEDARETSKSLNSNPTIDINSLQFPQREKQMQLDTQFSKFLEIFKKLHINIPFAEALAQMPSYAKFPKETLSNKRKLVDFETVKLSEECSAILQNKLPPKTKDPGSFSIPCTIGTSFFSKALYDLGASINLMSYSCFEKLKIGEVKPTPITLQLADRSIKYPRGVVEDVLKKLTSSFFRLILLC, via the coding sequence ATGCCACCCGGTTTCAAGCCACAAGATAGCAAGTCAAATCTTGAGGATATGCTTGCCAAGAACATAGCCGGGAATGAGATGAGATGGCAGAATCATGATGCCATGATGCAAAGTGTAGAGACTCAACTAGGGCAGTTAGCGACACAAATTTCTACACGAGCTCCGGGTTCGCTACCTAGTGACACGGAAAAGAATCCGAACGGTGTCAATGAAGTCACGGTGACATCTCCCATAAAGCAAGAAGTAGTTGATGTTGAAGATGATGTGAAAGAAAAGGGTTCATCCAAGAAAAGGTCTGAGGACGCAAGGGAAACAAGTAAGTCCCTAAACTCGAATCCCACTATTGATATTAATTCACTCCAGTTTCCCCAAAGAGAAAAGCAAATGCAACTGGATactcaattttcaaaattccttgagattttcaaaaagcTGCACATAAATATCCCGTTTGCAGAGGCTTTAGCTCAAATGCCCTCCTATGCAAAATTTCCTAAAGAAACTCTATCAAACAAGAGGAAACTGGTGGATTTTGAGACAGTGAAGCTTTCGGAGGAATGTTCtgcaattttacaaaataagTTGCCTCCAAAAACCAAGGACCCAGGTAGCTTCTCTATTCCTTGTACCATAGGAACTTCATTTTTTAGTAAAGCTTTATATGACTTAGGTGCAAGCATTAACTTGATGTCGTACTCATGTTTTGAAAAGCTGAAAATAGGTGAAGTGAAGCCAACTCCGATTACCCTGCAATTAGCTGATAGATCTATTAAATACCCTAGGGGAGTTGTAGAGGATGTGTTAAAAAAGTTGACAAGTTCATTTTTCCGGTTGATTTTGTTGTGTTAG